AGACCTCCAAGGTTTTCGAAACCTTGGAGGTCTCCATTTTTCACTTTTGCCTTTTCACTTCTCACTCTCTAAACCCAGACTCTGCCAGTCCCAAACGCCTTCGGGACGGAAAAACGCCGGATGCTTTGGCAGGTCTTATCTATCAGGCCTTTATCGCTTCATCTTCATCATACGCAAGATTCGGACGCAGCCACTCTTCCACTTTTTTGACGGGCATTCCCTTTCGTTGGGCATAATCTTCCACCTGGTCGCGCTTGATATCGCCGAGGTTGAAGTATTTTGCTTCGGGATGGGCGAAGTAGAGTCCGCTGACCGATGACGCCGGGTCCATCGCCAGGTGGTCGGTGAGCGTAATTCCGGTGGCTTTCGGGACATCCATCAGATTGAAAAGAATCTCTTTTTCCGTATGGTCGGGCTGGGCAGGATAGCCGGGTGCGGGACGAATTCCGTGGTAAAGCTCTTTGATCAGCTCCTTGTTGCTGTAGGTTTCGTTGTTGGCATATCCCCAAAGCTCTTTTCGTACTTTTTCATGCAGATACTCGGCAAATGCTTCGGCCAGGCGGTCGGAGACTGCTTTGGTGAGTATCGCATTATAGTCATCGTGATCTTTCTCAAACTTTGTCACCAGATCAACGGTACCGTGACCGGTTGTGACAGCAAATCCACCGATGTAGTCTGCAATGCCTGTATCTTTAGGGGCGGTGAAATCAGCCAGTGCCTTATTCGGCTGGCCGGCCCGCTTTTTCGATTGCTGACGAAGAGTGTGAAAGCGTGCAATCACCTCCTTACGGGAATCATCAGCATAAACCTCAATGTCATCACCAACCGCATTGGCGGGAAATAGACCGGCCACGCCATGGGCGGTTAGCAGTTTTTCATTGATGATTTTATCCAGAAGCTGGTTTGCGTCATCAAATAGTTTTCGGGCCTCAACGCCTGCTTTTTCATCCTCCAGAATATCGGGAAAACGGCCTTTCATTTCCCAGGCGATGAAAAAGGGTGTCCAGTCAATATAGTTGCGCAACACCGATAGATCCATCTCCCGAACCCGGGTTACACCCAGCTTTTTTGGTTTTTGGATAGGCGTCTCTTCCCAGTTAATTTGTGTACGGTTTGCCCGCGCTTTTTCGATGGGCAGATATTTCTTTCTCTTTCCGCGGCTCTTGTACTGCACGCGCAGATCTGCATACTCATCAGATATCTCCTTTACAAAACCATTCTTCAAGGTTTTGGATACCAACCGGTTAACGACCGTCACGCTCCTTGAAGCATCCAGCACATGAATGACCGGATGGTCATAGGATGGAGCAATTTTCACCGCCGTATGCATGCGCGATGTGGTTGCCCCGCCGATCATCAGCGGCACGGTAAACGCCTCCCGTTTCATTTCGTTGGCTACGTTTACCATCTCGTCGAGTGACGGTGTGATCAGCCCGCTCAGTCCAATTACATCCACCTTGTGTTCTTTTGCAGCGGCCAGGATTTTTTCAGCGGGATTCATCACCCCGATATCCACCACATCGTAGTTGTTACAACGCAGTACCACCGCTACGATGTTCTTTCCAATGTCGTGAACATCACCCTTTACCGTTGCCATCAGCACTTTCGCTTTCGGCTCTTTGCTCTTATTCTTTTCTTTTTCCGCCTCAATGAATGGCGTAAGAATCGCCACGCCTTTTTTCATTACGCGGGCGCTTTTCACCACCTGCGGCAGAAACATCTTGCCGGCCCCGAAGAGATCACCCACGATATTCATCCCGTCCATCATCGGGCCCTCTATCACCTCAATCGGGCGATCGTACTTCTGCCGGGCTTCTTCTACATCCTCTTCGATATGATCTACGATTCCTTTAATCAGCGCGTGTTCAATTCTTTTTTCCACGCTTTCTTTCCGCCAGGAATCATCTTTCTTCTTTGCTCCGCTGCCGGATTTATCCTTAATTTTTTCAGCGTATTCAAGCAACCGTTCGGTGGCATCGTCCCGGCGATTCAGGAGCACATCTTCCACCAGGTCGCGCAGTTTCGGCTCAATTTCCTGGTAGACTTCGAGCTGACCCGCATTTACGATTCCCATATCCAGTCCGGCCCGGATGGCGTGATAGAGAAATGCGGAGTGCATCGCCTCCCGCACGGTGTTATTTCCGCGAAAAGAGAAGGAGATGTTGCTCACGCCGCCGCTCACTTTAGCATGCGGCAGGTTTTCCTTGATCCATTTCGTTGCCTCGATAAAATCGACGGCGTAGTTGTTGTGCTCCTCAATTCCGGTGGCTACCGTAAGAATATTGGGGTCCATGATGATATCATCCGCCGGGAAACCGACCTCATCCACAAGAATATCGTAAGCGCGCCGGCAGATCACTTTTCGCCGTTCAAGAGTATCGGCCTGCCCGTCTTCGTCAAAGGCCATTATCACTACGGCGGCCCCGAAGTCCATGATGGTTCTGGCCTGCTCTTTAAAGGCCTCTTCACCCTCTTTCAGGCTGATGGAGTTCACCACACCTTTACCCTGGATACATTTCAGTCCGGCCTGGATCACGCTCCATTTGGAGGAATCCACCATCACCGGAACCCGGGAAATGTCGGGTTCGGCTGCCATCAGGTTCAGGAAATCTTTCATCACCTGCTCCGAATCGAGCAGACCTTCGTCCATATTTACATCCACAATCTGTGCACCGCCCTCAACCTGCTCGCGAGCCACCGACAATGCTTCTTCGTACTCCTCATTTTTGATCAGGCGTTTGAATTTGGCCGAACCCGTTACGTTGGTTCGTTCCCCCACATTCACAAAATTGGTTTCGGGACGAATCACCAGCGGTTCCAGGCCGCTAAGCCGCATGTACGGTTCCTGTTTTTTGATGGATCTCGGTTTGTGGCGAGCGGCTTCCTCCGCAATTGCTTTGATGTGATCTGGTGTGGTTCCACAGCATCCTCCCACAATATTTACAAAGCCCTCGTTTGCGTATTCGGCAAACTGGTCGGCCATATAATCGGGAGATTCCCCATATTCACCCATCTCATCGGGCAGACCGGCATTTGGATAGAGGCTGGTGAAACAGGTAGCATTCTGGGCCAGCTCTTTGATAAAAGGTCGCATTTGCTTCGACCCAAGCGCACAGTTCAGACCCACACTCAGCAGCGGATTGGCGTGTTTGATAGAGAGCCAGAACGCT
Above is a genomic segment from Rhodohalobacter sp. SW132 containing:
- the metH gene encoding methionine synthase; the encoded protein is MRSTHPLFNRLKEQILVLDGAMGTMIQNYSLTENDFRGKILKDFDHVLKGNNDLLSLTQPDIIREIHSNFLSAGADILETNTFNANPISQADYHLEDKSYDLNVASAKVAREAADKFTQQNPDKPRFVAGAIGPTNKTLSLSPDVEDPGYRALTFEELVECYTVQIKGLIDGGVDALLVETVFDTLNCKAAIYAIHQYTRKIGKQLPIMISGTIVDQSGRTLSGQTTEAFWLSIKHANPLLSVGLNCALGSKQMRPFIKELAQNATCFTSLYPNAGLPDEMGEYGESPDYMADQFAEYANEGFVNIVGGCCGTTPDHIKAIAEEAARHKPRSIKKQEPYMRLSGLEPLVIRPETNFVNVGERTNVTGSAKFKRLIKNEEYEEALSVAREQVEGGAQIVDVNMDEGLLDSEQVMKDFLNLMAAEPDISRVPVMVDSSKWSVIQAGLKCIQGKGVVNSISLKEGEEAFKEQARTIMDFGAAVVIMAFDEDGQADTLERRKVICRRAYDILVDEVGFPADDIIMDPNILTVATGIEEHNNYAVDFIEATKWIKENLPHAKVSGGVSNISFSFRGNNTVREAMHSAFLYHAIRAGLDMGIVNAGQLEVYQEIEPKLRDLVEDVLLNRRDDATERLLEYAEKIKDKSGSGAKKKDDSWRKESVEKRIEHALIKGIVDHIEEDVEEARQKYDRPIEVIEGPMMDGMNIVGDLFGAGKMFLPQVVKSARVMKKGVAILTPFIEAEKEKNKSKEPKAKVLMATVKGDVHDIGKNIVAVVLRCNNYDVVDIGVMNPAEKILAAAKEHKVDVIGLSGLITPSLDEMVNVANEMKREAFTVPLMIGGATTSRMHTAVKIAPSYDHPVIHVLDASRSVTVVNRLVSKTLKNGFVKEISDEYADLRVQYKSRGKRKKYLPIEKARANRTQINWEETPIQKPKKLGVTRVREMDLSVLRNYIDWTPFFIAWEMKGRFPDILEDEKAGVEARKLFDDANQLLDKIINEKLLTAHGVAGLFPANAVGDDIEVYADDSRKEVIARFHTLRQQSKKRAGQPNKALADFTAPKDTGIADYIGGFAVTTGHGTVDLVTKFEKDHDDYNAILTKAVSDRLAEAFAEYLHEKVRKELWGYANNETYSNKELIKELYHGIRPAPGYPAQPDHTEKEILFNLMDVPKATGITLTDHLAMDPASSVSGLYFAHPEAKYFNLGDIKRDQVEDYAQRKGMPVKKVEEWLRPNLAYDEDEAIKA